In Gambusia affinis linkage group LG20, SWU_Gaff_1.0, whole genome shotgun sequence, the genomic window GACTTaaaactgtctctttaagaatctcctgctctgtctgaaactccgccttcaggaagtcattacaacatggctcctctatttaccatttgacaacatttttaccagcaattcactgagaagtagtttgtatgatgagctcagcagatgtgcagttccactaggtgtttgctaattgctgctggctagtctgaagggacTGAGTGAGGGAGGAAAAGGGGAGGGCTGCTTGAGAGGCGGTAACTTGGAAACTGCAGAATgtggagctaggtccacccaggtgttttgcacagctgaatggttgccatggagattaaaggatttatcaaacatgcGTGAAAGAAttaaggcaacactccaggtatgtttttgatgagggaataaagtCAATTTAAGGACTTGCAAGAAGCCTTACAAGAACTTTATCTTTTTGTTGTAGTTGCATAATCAAAcactgatttttaatttataatttaatttataaaaataaatgagtggAACTGTTCTTGTTTCCCTGGCTGTTATATGATCTCCGTTCATCATGATTTGTGGAAGTGGAGGATACTAACACAGAACGGACTCAGGCAAGATCACATTCCAGTCTAGTTTCTGATGGCTGGAACaaaaacaggcccacagcagcACAGACCCTCCACCATAATAAGCAGTGGGAATGATGAGCTTTTCCATGACATTTCAtactaaatctttttttttgcacaccAGTCCAACCTGTAAGCTCAAACTATGTCTCATTTGACCAAAGTTCAGGTCTCAAGTGCTTAAAAACCTCTACTGGAAATAGACGTACAACATTTGTGTTGCCTtatgtgaaacaaaaatgtatttgaaggctttttacacatcCTTACCAAGGGTGTTAACAGATATGGATGTTGGAAGACTTATGgtaaacacattaaagattaggacaaataaaatgacatgtGGTGGGATAAAAACAAGGAGGCGGGGAGAGATGTGCAGGAGACCAGGAGAAAATAAGGCAGGACCGCTGAGGACGGTCTTATAGTTTGGGATGGAGGTCCGGAGATGTTAGCCTGCGCTGCTCGCTGGAATGATTACCTGAGGCAAGCAGGCTGATCTCTGGAGCAGATATTTAACCCAGCTGTGGGGGTGGGGTGTGTTTACATGTGGCTACGCATGCTGGCAAGTTTATATGTCGATTTCTCTTTCTATGTTTTCCAGCTAGAAAAATTACCTAAGAGAGAGAAACTGGCACGAAGACGTAtcagagaaacagaggaagccaaaaaaaataaaaaataaaataaaatagaagcacaataaaataaaagagagaaaaatgacacaattagaaacagacaaaatgagcaaaagcAAAAGTTTAAGCCACGGTAAAAAGAAATCTTGTTCCTTTTATGTGCAGACAAAAAAATCCAGAGCAATAAGTAGACATTCATTTAAAGATGGCAGCTTATGACCAATGAGTGCCATTACCAACTCTAATGAAAATCTATCTTTCCCCTAACAGAACTTTTCCACTGCATTTCCATGTTTCATGATCAATATTCATTTTCACTCACATTGTGGTTACACCTCCAGGgcaaacacacataaacacacagacttCTGGAATCACGCCGCTCGTGTTGGAGCAGCTTCTGTTACGTTAATACCGATTTATTCTTTTGGGAgacttttgttccttttttcagtTGAGGCATTGCATGACCGGACAATCATTTCCTCTGGCTTTGGATGCTGTGTTGCTGGAAATATTTCTTACTCTTACTTTACTACTTTCGGACACATgtgtaaccatagcaacaaggTATTGTTTTTGCAACTGGGAACTGATAGCAtggggtgttttcacacctgatattCTGTTAGACTtgaaagttgcaacatttgttccattttcagacGTTGTGGTTCATTTTCACGCTGCTctgtgtcaaaccaaccaaaccctttgataAATCTGTTCTCCAACAGGGTGACAGCTGAGGTCAACTTGCACACCTTTGGGTATTCCAACAAGGCAATGATCTACATGTACAAAAAATTGCTTTTGGAAGGGTTGCTCAATGGATTCCCAAAATCCCCCtatgaaaatgtgcaaactACGCTGAAAAGCCAGAGACCTGGCATAAATCCCATAAAGTTAATTAACTCTCTGAGTTCTCTGTCAAGAAGGTGTTGATAGTTATAAAAAGTCTATATCGAGACGCACCGTGCTAAAGGACATTTCAGAAACTATTATGTAGATAATTAAACTTATTAAACTTGGTATTGTATGTTGTACTGTCATTCCATCTAAGGCAAAGAAGGAATGCCTAAAATATTTGCGACACACACCCCTAAGACGAGTGCATGTAACCTTCTGAACAGAACTGTACACACAGCAAGCAGGAGCTTTTCAGGCACATTTCCTCACCTGGAGTTGGGGTCAGTCTGAGGAATCCCCGcccctcctccacttcctcctcgGGTCTTCTCCAGAGCCAGTTTGGTGAAGATGCCCACCAACACCATGACAGCGACAACGCCGCAAATGATGTAAACGATGAGGTGCGTCCGGTCGCGGTCTGAATCCCCCTGGCCTTCAGTGATGGTGGCCACAGGCTTCCCGGTGTTGGCCCAGATGGGTGTGTCGTAGTTGGAGCAGATGGTCTGGTCCAGCCTCTGCTGACGGAACTGGCAGCAGAAGCGGTAAAAGCAGGTGCCGCAGCAGTATAGGAAGACCCCAGCGTTGCAGTTAAACGGTGGGTCCCACTGGCCCATTACGTCGTAGTAACCCTGGCAACGGGTCCCTCCAACCGGCGGGACGTCCTCGTCGTCGGCGTCGCCACCGCTGGTGGGGGTGGAGAGCCCCGTCTCCGGAGGAGTGCCCTGGGTTACGTCCTCCAAGCTGGGCGCTGTCTGGTTTGACAGTTTGGTGGGGGTCAAAGCAGGGTCCCCCTCGGTTACTGTCGCCGTGGAGAAGGAAGTGTCCTGGGTGAGCGCTGGCCGGCTGACcaggaaggaaaggaagaagaggagaaaagggTGGCAGGAGGGAGGGCTGGTAGCTGCCATGTTTCTCAGAGAGTTTCCGTCTCCACTGTCCCACCTTCAGGCAACAGGAGCGtgacattttaaacacagtgtTGGGACAAAACAAAGGTCACACACAGGAAAGCTACATTTAGATGCACTGATATACAAAATGTCATaacaaatttttttgtgttttataataaacaaCACGAAGCTGAAAAAAATTGGGCATACTGTTGCTGACTCCTAGAAGGAATTTCTCGATCTGATATTGAAATTAGAAATTGGTTCAATATCAACCAATAAACAAGCATTCCAGCCCAGCATTTAGTCCGACCCAGCAATTAGTCCGGTCCAGCGTTTCTATCCTGCTTCAGACCAATTGGTTAATAATAAACGTGTCAGTTTTTCTCATGACAATTACTCTGAGTAACATCACTTGATCCAGCCTTTTCTAACATTCCACACTACAAACAAGTAACAAAGTTACGTATGATTTGTGCTGATACCATATCAGCTCAATATCGATATCGGCCAATACTCAATGTGGGAATTTCAGTATTGTATCGGAAGTGACAAAGTTGTGTTGGAGCATCCCTGTCTGGTACCACTGCCTGTCACGATTTTATGCGCTGTAATAGACTGTAGCATAAGATAATTTGCATCTGCATTATAAATGCCAGTAGCCTGGCCAATCACAGCCAATCCTGCTGTTTATTCaataaagtcagttttacaACCCTTTTCTGGTGTAAAGTTGCCTCTGACACTGTAAGGCAACCAGACCCATCATGTAATATGCCGGTGCAGAACaccaaaaaatgaaaagaaagtgtttttttgttggatgATGTAATTTTGCAGCAGAAAGTGGTTCTAAAACTGAccttaaaataaagatattcaCATCATGTTTAAGGAATCGGTGAAACATTGAGGGTAGAGAGTGTTGATTCAAGAAAACCATTCCACttttatattactttaaaaaaaaaaactaaaaaaactaagTCAGCACATCCAGGAAACCAGTGTAAccaattcttttttctttataaaagtgacaatttaattttgtgggtttttttttttttcaatgagtAGCAGTGTAACGAACACAATGAATATTTTCTTACCTTTTCTGTCTTGACAGTCAACTCCCTCCCAAAGTTTAAAGGAATGAATTCAGTGATATCCACAAAGTTCACTCGGCAGCATTACTCATATTCCTGCAGTTGCTCATGTGTTCTCCATGGCAGCTGGACGCTCATTGTGTGCAAAACGTTGCACTCCTCTGATCCCTGTCGCTCTTTTTAATTCTTGCCTTCTCTCCTTCTGTAAATGCTTCCGAGCTGCAAATCCAGtccaagatttttttaaaaattatttttgtctcactGGTGCCTCTGAATAACCAAGATTCAAGAGAGAGTGAGAGGCAGCACGGAGCGCTGCAACAGTTCAGGAACTCAATGAGATCTCCCCTTCTGTTTACCTCTCCGCAGAGTTAAACAGATATGAAGggggggagagaaagagagagagaggagaggaagagagcaTTTCTGTATCTGAATGTGAGCGTAGAGGGAGGCGTAATATCCAGCTGCATCTCCCATCATACTCACAGGAAAAAAGCCtggaaggagggaggaaggaagaaaaaaggaaaaacaaaaaggagggaaaaaccTAAGATGTTCTCTGAAAGACAGTAAATAGTCAGTACTCTTGAGTTTCTATCTTGTTTTATATCCTGAGAAGGGACTTATTTTTTGGACACCAAAATATCAGTATTGTGCattttgtagtttaaaaaaaaattccttaaaAAATATTCCCAGCCTGTCTTTTCCTGACTTCATAGCCAATTATTTCCTCACAGTGTGAATGTTGAACATAGCTGCTGTGTGCCATTACATCTGGCAGCATTTCAGAATCAGAACAACACATCAACTCTCAGCGGTGCTGGTGGACCTGTGGGGGTCCCGGGCGGCTTTTCTATTTCAGCCATAATCGACAGAATTATGAATTCTCTTTTCTAGAAGAAGATTCAAGCGGACTTCAATGTGACAGAGAAGCTGCGGCGCGACCTTCCAGGTGCTGGTCCTGCCCGTTCGTTTCACACCTGTCCAGATCGGTTTGGATAGCCTCAGGAAATAAAATGGTCATCTGAAATCATCTGAAATTTTTCGATAACCTGAACATGTGTGATtagaatgtaaaagaaaaactgtaagaGGGAGAAGTACTTTTTCACAGCGCTGTACAGATACAGTACCTATAAAAGGTATTCACCCCCTAAGATGTTGTTCTATCGGGggtttttttactgattttgaaAATGAGTCATGACcaaccattttcttttacaaatgaatttacaaaaaaaactctgtaatgtcaaattaaaaactgatttccacaaaataatgaaaatcatgtgcaaatatttgacataaaatggaataaatttTCATCCACTTTAAAGTAACTGACTTCATTCAACAGTCAGTGCTCATAGTCTCAATCTGAGGTGAGTTTAGTGCAGTGAGTGTGTCTCAAGTGACTGTAGCGTAACAACATTTATATCTGAAAGATCCATTCACTGGTTCATCAGTATTCCTGGCTATCATTACAGCATGAAGAGTAAAGAACACTccaagcaaattaaaaaaaaatttattgaaaagtatAAGTCAGTGtatggatataaaaaaaatctttttttgagGCACTGATATATCTAAATGTGTTGGAAACATTGTTATTGTCCTCAAAGTATTTGTTCTGGCTGGATCTGGACAGGGCTTTTGGACTacaaaagtcaaatgttttatttatttacttattttttgattaaataaacagaaagagtTTCCAAAGTATAATGGCCATGAAAACAACGTCCAGTGTTCGAAGGGTTGGATGCCGAGTCAAgtcttgggaaaaaaaaaaaaaaaggaaaactcctTGGCGAACAAAGGGCAGCATGGTTGGCTAGCTTGATGCTGCACGGACCGCTAAATTGCATAATTGGGTAGCTAGAGATATATGCGGTCGGGTTTTATAACCCAACACTGTTGTGTTCTACAGGAAGGTGCGGTCCTGTATTTCTAGCTCCACTGGACTATTGATTTGATATTTCTGGCCTCCCCATAAAAAcctgaagataaaaataataacatttatgtTGACGGTCTGGTGTTCAGTTCAACACAATTcacagtttctatttttaaattaaaatgcctTTGAAGAATATCTCACAATCCACTGGACTCTAAGGCAAAGGTGAAGAGATGTTCAAAGGTCATGGTCATGCTTTGGCCATCCTCAATGAAGCAAAGTTTCTGCAActatatgagtgtgtgtgtaggctTGTATTTGTTACATTGTAAGAACCATTTTGGACgtttaggttagggttaggaatGTAGACGTAATGTTTACCTAAGGTAATGTTTAGGGTGAAGGTCAGGGTTAGGCAATAGAaatcaatgaaaaatgaatgggagtcaatgcaaagtccttgtTAAGATAGAAAGAcataatgtgtgtgtgagccaggtttttatatccttGTGGGGATCTATTTCTGTCTACATTGTGGGTGTGCTGTCCTCGCCTTGAGATTTCGATTTTTCAGCTGCTAGACAGCCAGACAATGACGGTCCAATAAccaaacttctttcttttttacttgtttattgaAGAGTGGCCTCTGACCACTGCCATCACTTTGGCCATGTAAACTGAAACATACAAGACTGAGTATTAGCCAACGAACATCGCAAATTAGCCATTCTTGCTgtgagctaaaataaaaaagcttattCATAAATGACTCCAGCGTACAATTATTTACGCCacagttacataaaacaaagagacaattattattttcacaattaacCAATACTTACGAACAAATCTTGTCTGAAACACAACGTACAAGGATAATAATCAGCTTAATTATTATCCTTAAAACCGCTCGGTGTTGCGTTCCACCATCTTGGATCTAGTTTCTTTATTAGCGTCACCaaacaacataacaaaatatCCACCAGGGGGCGTTCTAGTGCGGTTTTCAACCTTGCTGGTCCAGCTTAACTTACAAAAGGCAGCACAGTGGGGTTGTGGGGACCACTGATTCTTGTGGGGACAAATCCTGGTTCCCATGAGGGGAAAGGCTGTTTTTGGGTTAGGTGTGTAATAATTAGGGGTGGGGTAAGGGTTAGGGGTGCCTgtatatataaatgtgtgtgtactccataagcatcttttttttgtgtgtcaaaaAGATTCAGGAGTCAGCAGGGTCCAGCTCCAGCTTTCCGTGGTCTTTTGTCTAAATCAAAACGTGCGCAGCAGGTGCCAAAAACCAGGAGCAGAAACTGGCAGCCAGCGCTAAAGGAACTCCCAAACCACCTCGACACattcattacaaaaaatataagcacacatacaaaaacaatgtgTGTTGTAATTAAACTATTGCTTTTATGTTTCTGCACTGCATACACACACCAAGCCATAAGCCATGAGGTGTATTTTCCCAAAGTAAACCACCACTTGTGCAGTTTTTAATGGAATTATAAGTCAGATTGACAAGAGgcgtttttgttttcccttccACTAATCTCCTCTCCCAAAATGCTCCTGTTCGTGTGCCGAAGGAGCAAACTTGACTCTTCCAGTTTTCTCTGTGTTGGATTCTGGATACCGGACCCAGAGAGAGCAATAACAGTGTGTAttaggaggggaaaaaagaaaagaggtttATGTGGGGTAGCAGGGAGGAGGCTGACAGtcgaaaaaagaaggaaaggcTGGAGAGAATGAGATGAGGAGGATGGCAGAAAGTTGGAAGAATGGGGAGTGGGGACCAAGAAGTTTGGTCTTCTTTGGCAGAAgaccaaagaaaaggaaagagcGACTTcaagaaaaaggagagaaaactgaATTCACAGCGGGAGGAAGTggagagagataaaaaaaaaacactttataatCAGAGAAGTAGGATGGTGTGAAAAGAGGAATTTGTTTGGCCATTAGAGTAGACATGGAGGTAGGAAGGCAGAAATGGGTAGGTAGAGGTAGAGAGGTAGAAGTAGGAAGGTAAGAAGAGGTACGTAGAGGTAGGTAGGTAtgtacaccgtgttccaaattattatgcaaattggatttaaaagtcataaagatttcattttttttgttgtgctattaaatttctAGACGGTATTGTGtatcagggctctttgaatcactataattgatttcagagagctggttgattagtttgtctggtgagctcaattaaaggaaatctacgtaagaaggatgttccacattattaagcaggccacaggtttcaagcaatatgggagagaaaggatctctgctgatgaaaatcatcagatagtgtagtgctgtatgacaaggtatgaaacattagatatttaacaaaaactgaagcgttattattgtactgtgaagagatttgtggctgattcagaacaaagttgggtttgtacagataaagacaaaatgaggaaagtttctgttagacaaattcatcgaattgagagagcagctgttaaaatgcccttacaaagaagcaaacaattatttgaagctgctggtacATCTAGAACCTCAAgttggaggatcctccagaggcttgtggtgcatgaaGCTACTATTAagcccctaaccagagctcacaagcagaactgGTCTCAGTGGGTCCAACCGGAcatgaagattcattttcaaacagacttgttcactgatgactgctgtgcaaccctggatggtccagatggagcagtagtggattggtggtggatggacaccacgtcccaacatggctgtgacatcagcaaggaggtggtggagtcatgctgtgggctcaaatcatggggagagaatcattggtcggcctcttcagagtccatgaaggtgtgaaaatgacctcagtaaagtttatggactttctgactgatcactttctttcatggttcaaaaagaatgAACCATCTGATGCTGCAAGGAATCCCACTGTGTCACTGGCTGCTGTGGGCATAAagggggagaaactcatggtgtggtcaccatcctcctctgacctctgacctcaaccctattatGTTAACATGCAACTCTGtatgttaagatgtttttgattgaaatgtttttgattttagtacatgtgaacacttaatgctgcacattcaaagaataaCCGTTTGctgttctttataatccataaaatgtttagaaaatctgctgtgcataataatttggaacagtgtaATTtgagttttataatttttaaaaaaatatactgttctcgtgggttagggttagttcagtaaaatctgatttatactgtaatagttcatgacttgaaaattatactgaccatcatttgcattgaccatttaagaaaatgtgagaaaatatcacttgcataataatttgaaacacGGTGTAGTTAGAGAGAGGTAGGTCGGTTGCAAAATGGAAActacaaaccaaaccaaaccacaaAGGGATGCGTAGCCCCTCCAGTGAGCTCCTGGTCTGATCCAGGGTCTGATCAAGGTGCAGTATGTCTATAATACATCCAGAGGACACCAACCAGGAATCATCCCATTCCAATGCCCAATTATCCTCAGTCATGTTACTCTGAGCTCACCCTGAATGTTCAGAGTACACTTCCTCACCCCATCTCTAAAGGTGGTTCTTACAATGTAAATGAACTTCAGGGAAAAGGTTTGGGTTCTGACTAAGAGCAACTAAAGCCTAACCCATTTAAATGAGCAGTAACAACCATATAGAATTCTCACCTTGAGTAGAAACTTCACTATAAGCGACAGTTTATCTCAAAGTGAGAGCACGGTGTGtgaaaaaacaagtttgtgGTTTGCTTGAAGCTATTGCGACTACCATCAGATATAAACTCAGCAGtgcattttttcatttgaaatgtatCTTTAAGCCTTTActctgctgaagctgctgtctGTCACGAAGACATGAAAGAGCTTCCAGAGTTCTCCGAAGCAGAAGTGCCGTGATCAGAGGGAACTCCTTTATTGAGTTGACCCAGGAGACGCTTTGATGCTGCTCAGCCCAGGAAATCAGGTGAAATAGAAGAGAGGAGGTGTGATGGAAAGTTACCTTTTAACTTTGACAAAGGGGAGATGATCTCTCTTTGTAGGCATGAGTAGGAAAACAGGTTATAATGCTGTCTTCATCATGCTTCTAAGTCCCAAGTTTAAATCAGAGTCAGGTTATAAAAGAACATCTCCTGTTTCAAAACTCTATAACAAAGAGTACAACACAGCTGGAAACCAAACAAGACATGTATGCCCATTCAAACTGACAAGGCAAGCCAAGGAGAGTATTAATTAGAGAAGTACTCAAATGGatcatggtaactctggagaagctgcagagatccacaatTCAGATCGCAAAATCAGTCAAACAGTTACAATCAGTCCTGCATTTCAAAGATCTAATCTATAGGGAAAATAGACATGAAAAGCCTGAACATACAGCACAAGGACTTAGGTTAAACTCACGTGTTAGACTGGCCTACTCAAAGTTCAGACTTGGATTTCCTCAGAGAATCTCCATCTTATCCGACTCACCTGGAGCAATTCCACAAAGAAGCTAAAATTTTAGACTCCAGATGTGCAGAGCTGGTGGAGAGATCCACCAAAAGACTAACAGCAGTAACTGCATTGTATTGACATAATGAACCCATATTGTATGCATACATGTATAGTATATAAAACCTCAGATGTATCCAAACAAGAATCAGGTACAGCAAAACACAGATGTTGAGGACAGTTTGACCACACAACCATGAAAAGGCCCAGCTGTCTTTCTGCTTAGTtcatcaataaatgttttgggggaaaaaaaaaaaacactttaatgttACTGGGTCACAGATACCAGCTCACTGTCAGCAGGGGaacaaatccatccatccattatctctATTGATTTATTCTCATGAGGATCACGGAGCAGCCTGGAACCTCACCCAGCTGCTATCGAGTGAGAGGCAGGCTACACTCTGAACTGGGCCAGTGGAAAGCCTCCGTTATTTTCACATTCAACCCATTCAAATGTATGACATGCAGGTGTAAACCCAGAACCCTACCGCTCTGGAAAGCATTGGTGATAACTGCTTTAttgcaattctttttttttaatatattttgaacaaCTTACAATGTGCAAAACAGAGCATCTAGTctccaaaataaatgtaatttttgccACAGATCAGTTCAAGCAGTAGCTACACATGTTCTCCCTTTAATGAATAAACATGCATGCcatctttttgtttcacacaaaaCCATGTTTTAGTCTTGATTGAGCTGATAGGACAACAACGAAACAGAAAGATCAAAGGTTTTCTGAGAATGAGTTCCCAGCATGCAGCAGTATTGACCTGCTTGAGCCATTACTGCAGGTTCTGTTTAATGTGTTATgggcagtttttattaaagtccCCCCCTCTTTACACACAGGAGCACATGCTTTGTGTTATGCAAAACAATGCATAATGCTTAAATGCTGCATTATAAATTTAATGAGTTTGTGAAacggatttttttccccccatataAGTGGGGTAATATGGAGACTTCACTAGTGACAAATACTCAGTGTCTTTTCTGCAGTAGAAGGCAGTTAAAGTGATCTGgataaaaaaaggagaaaattagtGTGATAGGGAATCAAAGCTAACAGATATTTGGAGCTGGCTCCACACAGGAACAAGCATTCCACTTTACTAATTACATAAACTCAAAACTTTcatttgtaagttatttttacatCCCATTGTTTCTGTATTAGACACatatgtgtgtttctgtgttctcCGGCTAACGTGCATGAGGAAAATCAA contains:
- the LOC122823458 gene encoding protein shisa-9-like yields the protein MAATSPPSCHPFLLFFLSFLVSRPALTQDTSFSTATVTEGDPALTPTKLSNQTAPSLEDVTQGTPPETGLSTPTSGGDADDEDVPPVGGTRCQGYYDVMGQWDPPFNCNAGVFLYCCGTCFYRFCCQFRQQRLDQTICSNYDTPIWANTGKPVATITEGQGDSDRDRTHLIVYIICGVVAVMVLVGIFTKLALEKTRGGSGGGAGIPQTDPNSR